The following nucleotide sequence is from Oceanispirochaeta sp. M1.
TCATATAGGGATGGTTTTTCAGCAGCATAACCTGTTTCCTCATCTTACTCTGCTTCAGAATATTACACTCATACTGGAGAAGACCCGTCATATGCAGGCAGATGAGGCCCGGTTTACAGCATTGGCTCTTTTAACACAGCTTCATCTGGAAGATGAAGTAAATAAGAAGCCCCGCTTTGTTTCAGGCGGACAGGCTCAGAGAGCATCCATTGCCAGGGCTCTTTCAACAGATCCGGAACTGGTTTTCCTGGATGAACCTACCGCTTCTCTTGATCCCATACTGACAAAGGAAGTCCTTGATACCGTTCTGGACCTGAAGGACCGGGGAACCAAATTCATATTTGTGACCCACGAGATAAATTTTGTCAGACAGTTTGCCGAGTATGTCCTTTTTATGGATGAAGGGAGCATTGCAGAGCAGGGCGAAGTTGGAATCCTTGATAATCCCCAAACAGAAAAATTACAAAACTTTTTAGAAAATGAGAGGAGCATGAAATGACGATAAAAGAGATTTATGAAAAATTTGAAGCTACAGGTGTTTTGACCGCATCTACAATTCTGGGTGATGAAGTTCACTCAAGAATTATGCATTTTAATGGTTATGATGAGGAGGGGATTTATTTCAGAACCATGGGGAATAAACCTTTTGGCAGACAGCTCAAAGACGGAAAAAAAATAACAGTCTGCGGTATCGATGATGCAAGAGTTCTCGGGCACAATGAAGACGGAGTTCCCGAGTTTCCTCCCGGATACTTTGTCCGTTTAGTCGGTGAAATCAAATATCTTGATGAAGCAGCTGTCCGTGAGAAAGCTGAAACCAATAAGGCTATGGAACTTGCCGTATATGATATGGAACATTATCCCATGATGAAGGAAGGCAATTTCGTAATCTATAAGGCCAAGGGTGAGGTTTTTGATTATGATTTCGGCTGTAAAACCAGGGATCACAAGCTGTTGAGAACCAGATTTGAATTCGGCGGTATGCCCTTTAACAAAGTAGGACCGACTATTACTGAGAGCTGCATTGAATGCGGTGCCTGCTTCAAAAACTGTACTTTCAAGGCTATAGAGGAGGGATCTCCCTATAGAGTCATATCCCAACGCTGTGATGACTGCGGTACATGTATTGTGAACTGTCCCGTTAATGCCATTGAGCTCTCTAACGCTTTGTAAACAGGTAGAAAGAGATGAATCTGAAGGAAGTAGTGCAGGAGGTTGAAGAGCAGATTGCAGGCTTATGGTACAATGACGCCTACATGACTGACATGATTAATAGAATTGATTACAGGAATTCAGAAAGAGACTCAGACTTTGAAATATTAGATCTTCAGCGTTTTTTTGCTACAAGGCCTCATGCATTACTGCAGAAGGATGTGCGCATGAATTTCTGGGCCATTCTTTACATAACAGAAGGTCATGGATTTCATTTTGTTGACTTGATCCGTTTTCCCTATAAAAAAGGAGATATCGTATTTATTCAAAAAAATCAGATTCACCGTTTTGAGATTGCGGATGGGGTGAAGGGCTATATTGTTCATATCAATGAGCCCTTTTTTTACAGGATAAAAGGGTTCAACGGAGAAGTCTTTCTGGATTTTGCAGATAAGGCTTCCGGTGTTCTCTCTTTTGATAGCTCTGCTGACAGCACAAACAGGACCCTCATCAACCTTTTACATAAAGAATATAACTGCATCACTGAGAAGTTCAATATTGAATTGATTGCCTCACTATTTGAAAGTTTTATTCTTGCCTTGAAATCTCAGCTCTCTATGGAGGAGAAGATCTTCCAGTCAAAGGATTATGAGAATTTCAAATTTTTCAGGCAGCTTGTTGAAGAGAATTATTCCAGGACAAAGAGTGTGGAAGATTACTCCTGTATGATGAATCTATCCAGGAAGACAGTTAATCAGGCGAGTCGAAATGTAGCGGGACTATCTGCAAAGCAGTTTATTATCAATCGTGTTCTCCTGGAGATAAAACGGTATCTCCCGAGCAATTCAGATCCATATATAAGGATTTCGGCTATTCCGCAGCACTCTCTTATGATAAAAGTACTCTGAGCTACCTTATAGAACCGATTCCAGGTATCCAATTTTTGATGCTTGATACAAATCTATATAAGAATAACCTCAGTAATGGATATTCAGATCCTTTAGGAGCTTTAGAGGATTCGACGAGATCCTGGATCAGAGAAAAGGCTGAGACTGCAAAGAAAGATAATAAAAAACTCTTCGTTGCCATGCATCACAGTTTGATTGAACATAACATAATGGTAAGCCGCGGATTTACCATCCTGGACAATGATTCATTGATAGACATGTTCACTTCCCTTCAGATTGAGGCAGTTCTGTCAGGCCATATACATATACAGGATATTATCGAAGAGCTTAGGGGACGCGGCAAAATTTATGATATAGCGACCGGTGCATTTTCTGTGTTTCCTCATAACTATGGAATTCTGGAGTTCAGTGATAAGAACTGGATCTATGAGGCTGACAATGTTGATGTTGCAGGATGGGCTGGAGAGAAGGGGATCACAGATAATAATTTACTTGATTTCGGTCAATACTCTGCAGATTTTTTCAATGGATTCTCCCATGATATGACGAGTAGATCTTTAGCAGAAGCTGGATATGAACCTTCAGAGATTTCTGAAATGTCCAGAATTGCCGGAATCCTGAATCTGAACTTTTTTGCCGGAACAGAAGAGAAGAATACCAGTGAGCTGGAGGGAGTTGATCTGGAAAGTCTTTTTCAGGATTCTGATTCATTTCTGTTTAAGTATCTTGAGAGTATTGTCAGAGATTCGGAGCCCTCAGATAATTATCTTGCCAATGATACCAGGCCTTAAAAAATATCTATTAAGGCCCATCTGCTCTACTTTACAGTTAGTATATTTATATTATTCTCTTTAAAACTATCAATGTACTGACTGGGAAATGTGTCGCATATAAGAGTATCTATCTTGTTCAGGTCGGCAACAGAGTAAATCGATATTTTATCAAACTTATTGTAATCGGCAATCAGGTACCAGCGCTGAGCCATGGTGGGGATATGCTTGAAAATATAAGTACTTATTATTGAATCTACAGTCAGTCCGGCTTTCAGGTCCAGTCCGGATGTACTTGTAAAGGCCTTATTAACATATATATTTTCCAGCATGAGTTTGGGAGATTCCCAGCTGGAGAAGAGTGTTTTGCTGTCAGTACTCGTCACTTCTCCTCCTATTAAAAACACGCGGCTTGTATTTTTTATCAGATCCGGAAGGGCCGTTATATTATTTGTGACAACTGTAAGGTTCTGAATCCCGGCTAATTCTCTGGCGAGGATACAGCAAGTCCTGCCTGATCCGACAAAAATTGAATCTCCGTCAGCAATCTGTTCCCGTGCTTTTAGAGCCAGGGCTTTAAGAAGAGGATCTTTATACAGACTCTCCACGGGATCATCAGTTCTGGCAGATTGAGCAAGAGACGCTCCTCCGTAAAATCTAGTGGCAAATCCCTGGTTTTCCAGTTTAGCCAGATACTTCCTCACTGATACTTTACTGACATTGAACTTTTCACTTAGTTCATTGACATATACTTTCCCTGTTTTGCTTAATAGAGCTTTTATCTCTTCAATTTGAATCTCTGCCATGGTTTTTACCTCTGTAAACTTAATTATCTCTACATTAAAACAAAATCAAAAAAACATCAATCGAAACACAATCGAAACTTTACAGTTCCGATGGAAAGGGTTAAACTATCATTAAGTAAGAGCAAACGTATGCTTAGGTGCATTTTGGAGGATACAATGAGTCAAGATCGAAACAAGCCGGTAGAATATATAAGAGAATTGATGAACAGAGCCCGTAAGGCACAGAAAATCGCTGAAGGCTTCTCTCAGGAGAAGGTGGATGAGCTGGCTGCGGCTATTACCTGGGAGATTGTTGCAAACGATAAGCTGGTGCAGGAACTTGCTGAGTTTTCATATGATGAATGCCGTCTCGGAGATGTCCAGTCCAAGTATATAAAAGTCACTGCAAAATGCAGGGGTGTATATTTTGATGTAAAAGATGTCAAAACCGTAGGTATCTGCGAAGAGATAAAAGGAAAAGGACTTGTCCGAATTTCTAAACCAGCAGGAGTTATCGGATCTCTGGTTCCCAGTACTCAGTCTGAAATGCATCCTCTTATTCAGGCTATTTTTGCTGTGAAAGCCCGTGATGCCGTAATCTTCTCACCACATCCCCGTGGTAAACGCACATGTGCCAAAACAGTTCAGCTCATACGAGATGTAATGAAGAAGTATGATGCTCCCGAAGACCTCTTTATCCCTATTGAAGAGCCTTCCATTCCCCTTACCAATGAATTGATGTCTCAGTGTGATCTGGTTATGGCCACAGGCGGACAGCCCATGGTACATGCCGCATACAGTTCCGGAACTCCAGCCTATGGTGTGGGAGCCGGAAACTCCATGATTCACATAGATAAGACAGCCGACCTGGCTGATGCAGCTGTTAAAATAAAGGCAAGCAAAACTTTTGATACCGCCGCAGGCTGTTCCTGTGATAACAGCATTATCATTGATGAAACTGTATATGACGCCATGTTGGATGAGTTTAAAAAAGTAGGTGCCCATATGCTGAATACCGCAGAGAAGGCTAAAGTTCAGAAAGCCATCTGGCCCAACTGGCCTGCGGATCATGTATTAAACCGTGATATTGTTGCATCCCCTATTGAAAACATAGTTAAAATCGCAGGTATTGAGGTTCCCGAAGGTACAAGCTTCCTTCTGGTGGAAGAAGAAAAAACAGGTGAAGCAACACCTTTCTCAGGTGAAAAGATGAGCCTGGTATCCACTATTTACAAAAGCAGTGATATTGATGAAGTTATCCGTATCTCCAATGAGAACCATGCCTATTCAGGTGCCGGGCACTCTGTGGGTATTTACTCAAAAACTCCTGAAAATATTGATAAATATGCGCTGGAAACTTATACCACCAGAGTTGTTGTCAACCAGGCACAGGGGGCCACCAATACGGGAAGTTGGACCAGTGGAATGCCTTTCACAAGCTCTCTGGGCTGCGGAACCTGGGGTGGAAACAGTGTTTCTGAGAACATCGAGCTTAAGCACTATATGAATAATACCTGGGTTATACGTGAAATCCCCAGTCGACAGCCTACTGACGAAGAACTTTTCGCCGGATTTACAGCTCGTAAGTAAAGGGAGTCCTAATCTATGGATGTGATGAGTTTAAAACTTACTCCCGAAGAAGCCGCGTCTGTCATCAAAGACGGTATGACCATAGCCATGAGTGGCTGGGCCATGGCGGGATATCCCAAAGCTATCCCGGAAGAACTTGTGAAACGGAAACAGGCTGGTGAGAATCTCTCCATTAAGCTGATTACCGGGGCCAACGTACCCTGGCTGGATGAAAAGCTCGGCAATGAGGGCATTGTTAAACGGAGAGTCCCTATGGTTGCCGGAAGAGCTCTTTCATCACAGGCGAATAATGGTTCCCTGAATTATGTGGAGCAGCAGATGTGCAAAATGCCCCGTCTTCTGAAGAGTGGAAGTTTCGGAAGTATTGATGTTGCTGTTGTGGAAGCCCTGGGGTTTGATAAAGAGGGCAATCTTATTCCTTCCAGCTCTATAGGCATGACTCACTATCTGATGGATGCTGCAAAAGAAATTATCGTGGAGATCAATTCGGCTCAACCGCTAATCCTGAAAGAGCTTCATGATCTCCATATTCCTGCACCGGCTCCTGAAACAAGACCTATCCCACTGCTGAGAACCGGACAGAGAATCGGACAGGGTGCTATTCCGGTGGATAGCTCAAAAATTAGCGGCATTGTGGAAACTTCTATCCCCGAACGGATGACTGCCCAGGCGAAGGGGACCGAGCTTACGAATAAAATAGCCGGTTGTCTGTTTGAGTTTCTTGAAAAGGAATACGAAGCTGATCTTCCCCCGATTCAGACTGGGTTCGGTGGATTAGCAGATTCAATTGCCCATGCCTTTCAGCATTCAAAATTCGAGAATCTTGAATTTTTCTGTGGTGGTGTGACTGAGCCGGTTCTGGAGCTGTTGGCTTCAGGTAAGGCTGCGGCCGTATCCACTGGAGGAATCGGAATCAGTGACAGGGTCATTGAGATTCTGGAAAATACTCCTGATCTTTCAGACAAACTTGTTATTCGCAACGGTGATATTACAAACGGAGCAGAAATAATCGGACGTTTGGGGCTTATTGCTTTGAATACGGGGATTGAGATAGATATCTATGGCAATGTTAATTCCAGCCATATCGCAGGGAGCCGGGTAGTGAATGGGATAGGCGGGGGAGCAGGCTTTGCTCAGAATGCGGGACTTTCCATCTTACTGATTCCTTCTGTCGCCAGGGGTGGTGCTATTTCCGGGATTGTTCCAATGGTTTCCCATCAGGATATCAGCGAACACGATATTGATGTGGT
It contains:
- a CDS encoding amino acid ABC transporter ATP-binding protein encodes the protein MNINLNGVSKSYDKQVLDNIDLELNDYNTLAVIGKSGCGKSTLLRLMTGIEEADSGDLVVNGYEVRPEKLKEYQSHIGMVFQQHNLFPHLTLLQNITLILEKTRHMQADEARFTALALLTQLHLEDEVNKKPRFVSGGQAQRASIARALSTDPELVFLDEPTASLDPILTKEVLDTVLDLKDRGTKFIFVTHEINFVRQFAEYVLFMDEGSIAEQGEVGILDNPQTEKLQNFLENERSMK
- a CDS encoding 4Fe-4S binding protein; this encodes MTIKEIYEKFEATGVLTASTILGDEVHSRIMHFNGYDEEGIYFRTMGNKPFGRQLKDGKKITVCGIDDARVLGHNEDGVPEFPPGYFVRLVGEIKYLDEAAVREKAETNKAMELAVYDMEHYPMMKEGNFVIYKAKGEVFDYDFGCKTRDHKLLRTRFEFGGMPFNKVGPTITESCIECGACFKNCTFKAIEEGSPYRVISQRCDDCGTCIVNCPVNAIELSNAL
- a CDS encoding AraC family ligand binding domain-containing protein; its protein translation is MNLKEVVQEVEEQIAGLWYNDAYMTDMINRIDYRNSERDSDFEILDLQRFFATRPHALLQKDVRMNFWAILYITEGHGFHFVDLIRFPYKKGDIVFIQKNQIHRFEIADGVKGYIVHINEPFFYRIKGFNGEVFLDFADKASGVLSFDSSADSTNRTLINLLHKEYNCITEKFNIELIASLFESFILALKSQLSMEEKIFQSKDYENFKFFRQLVEENYSRTKSVEDYSCMMNLSRKTVNQASRNVAGLSAKQFIINRVLLEIKRYLPSNSDPYIRISAIPQHSLMIKVL
- a CDS encoding metallophosphoesterase translates to MLDTNLYKNNLSNGYSDPLGALEDSTRSWIREKAETAKKDNKKLFVAMHHSLIEHNIMVSRGFTILDNDSLIDMFTSLQIEAVLSGHIHIQDIIEELRGRGKIYDIATGAFSVFPHNYGILEFSDKNWIYEADNVDVAGWAGEKGITDNNLLDFGQYSADFFNGFSHDMTSRSLAEAGYEPSEISEMSRIAGILNLNFFAGTEEKNTSELEGVDLESLFQDSDSFLFKYLESIVRDSEPSDNYLANDTRP
- a CDS encoding DeoR/GlpR family DNA-binding transcription regulator; the protein is MAEIQIEEIKALLSKTGKVYVNELSEKFNVSKVSVRKYLAKLENQGFATRFYGGASLAQSARTDDPVESLYKDPLLKALALKAREQIADGDSIFVGSGRTCCILARELAGIQNLTVVTNNITALPDLIKNTSRVFLIGGEVTSTDSKTLFSSWESPKLMLENIYVNKAFTSTSGLDLKAGLTVDSIISTYIFKHIPTMAQRWYLIADYNKFDKISIYSVADLNKIDTLICDTFPSQYIDSFKENNINILTVK
- a CDS encoding aldehyde dehydrogenase family protein, which encodes MSQDRNKPVEYIRELMNRARKAQKIAEGFSQEKVDELAAAITWEIVANDKLVQELAEFSYDECRLGDVQSKYIKVTAKCRGVYFDVKDVKTVGICEEIKGKGLVRISKPAGVIGSLVPSTQSEMHPLIQAIFAVKARDAVIFSPHPRGKRTCAKTVQLIRDVMKKYDAPEDLFIPIEEPSIPLTNELMSQCDLVMATGGQPMVHAAYSSGTPAYGVGAGNSMIHIDKTADLADAAVKIKASKTFDTAAGCSCDNSIIIDETVYDAMLDEFKKVGAHMLNTAEKAKVQKAIWPNWPADHVLNRDIVASPIENIVKIAGIEVPEGTSFLLVEEEKTGEATPFSGEKMSLVSTIYKSSDIDEVIRISNENHAYSGAGHSVGIYSKTPENIDKYALETYTTRVVVNQAQGATNTGSWTSGMPFTSSLGCGTWGGNSVSENIELKHYMNNTWVIREIPSRQPTDEELFAGFTARK
- a CDS encoding acetyl-CoA hydrolase/transferase C-terminal domain-containing protein; translated protein: MDVMSLKLTPEEAASVIKDGMTIAMSGWAMAGYPKAIPEELVKRKQAGENLSIKLITGANVPWLDEKLGNEGIVKRRVPMVAGRALSSQANNGSLNYVEQQMCKMPRLLKSGSFGSIDVAVVEALGFDKEGNLIPSSSIGMTHYLMDAAKEIIVEINSAQPLILKELHDLHIPAPAPETRPIPLLRTGQRIGQGAIPVDSSKISGIVETSIPERMTAQAKGTELTNKIAGCLFEFLEKEYEADLPPIQTGFGGLADSIAHAFQHSKFENLEFFCGGVTEPVLELLASGKAAAVSTGGIGISDRVIEILENTPDLSDKLVIRNGDITNGAEIIGRLGLIALNTGIEIDIYGNVNSSHIAGSRVVNGIGGGAGFAQNAGLSILLIPSVARGGAISGIVPMVSHQDISEHDIDVVVTENGIADLRGLDDLERAEAIIGNCASETYREQLSAYLNKSKELCGGHHPQLPVDAFEWYRRLKDEGSMLEKKV